The nucleotide window TGCCCGCCTGGGGTCAGGAGCCGCTCTATCCCAGCGCCACGTTCAGCGATCCAGAGGTAGCCAGCGTTGGCCTGACGCCCGATCAGATCGCGCGACGCTACCATCCCGGCCTGATCAAAACGCTGCGGGTGGAGCTGTCCGCCACCGACAAAGGCTATACCGAGGGCCTGCGGCGCGGCTTTATCCACGTGTACGCGCTGCGGCTGACGGGCCGCATCCTCGGCGCGACGATCGTCGGGCCGCGCGCATCGGAGATGATCTCGCTCTTCACCCTGGCGATCAGCGCGCGCATCTCGCTCTACCGGCTCTACCGGCTGGTCTACCCCTATCCCACGCACTCAACTGGCATCCAGGCCCTCGCCGACACGTTTGTCCGCGAGACACTGCCGCATCTTCCGGCGGAGCTGGGCGCGGTGGCACGCTACGGCCTCGCGACGATCTGGGGGCGGCTGCGCGGCGGCTCGTTCGAGGCGGTGCCGCAGCCTGATCGGAAATTGGCGGGGGCTGTTGGGGACTGAGGGTGGAAAGTGGTGGCTTGCTCGCTGGCACAGTCGAGCATTGCTCAACTATTGAGCACGGTGCTGAGAATCGTGACGGGGAGCTGACTCACTCACTGGAAAATCGGGTCGTTCGTGACCAACAAGCTACATCCAACCGTTGAGGCTGTTGCTGCGTGCAAGGCGTCTGGCGTCTTCAATCCCAACCCGCGTAATCGTGCTGCATGTTCCCAAATGGACAGTGTAGCCGGTATCAGCATCATCTCTTGGGCAGTGAGGAATGATCGAAATAATGCTTCCAAGTGAATGTTGTTGTCCCGCAACGGCTTGACAAGCGTTTCAAGCCACGTAAGTTCGCTTGTTACCAATGAAATTTGCCGTTGTTGTGCTGCTTGCCAAAGAGGCTCAAGCACGGTGCGATAAGGTTCGATACGCTCTACGGCATAAATCACGATATTGGCGTCCACATAGACGCGACCAGAAGCCGGAACGCTCAACGCTCCCATGCATCTCGCTCCGCACGAAGGTAAGCATCAACCTCGTCCGCTGTCTGGAAGGCCAAATGCCCCGGTGCTTCAGCCAGCACCTCCAAGATCGAGCGGCGAGGCATAGCCGATGGCTCTGGCAGCAGCACGATCACCTCAACCGATTGACCTGCGGGCAGTTGCGCGTCTGTCACTTCGATCTTACCACCCGGTTGTACCAATGTGGTCATCCGTAAGGCATGTTGCATGGCGTTTCCTTCTCCGATAAACCTGTTTCATTTTACTGTAGTCCCGCCCATATCAGCAAGCGAAGATTTCTGTCGCTGAGCAGCCGATTCCCCAGGCCCACCCTCACCACGTTCAACAAAGCGCACCCGGTAGTAACGGTGACAGTACTCGGTACGACAGTAACACTACTGAGCATACGTCGTACCTGTGTGGGAATCGAACCCACTGGGCCTGGCTCTGCAAGCCCACCAACCACGCTTGCCCTCGTGGCAGGGTTGTGCTCGCCTTTGTTGCCGTAGCTACCAACGGCTGCTACTCAATCACATCCGTCCGCCAATTTGCCTCTTGAATTTTGGCATCCAGCTCGCGGTACGCCTTGGCAAATTCATCTGCTTGATGTTGAATGGCGGACACATTCACGCTGCTTTGAAATTTGACCTCGGACTTGCTATAGCGATCTTGCTTGATCGTCGCCGCCTGCGCCAGATCGCGATAGATCCCATGCTGGATTTTAAGCATATCGCGCTGAGCCAGTGCATCCGCGAGTGTCAGCCCCGGCTCAAGCTGAGTCTGGGCGTTTGTCTGATTGATACGCTGGATCAGGCTCACAAGGTCGTCTGCGAGGTGATGCAGCTCACTCAACAGTTCCTGCGGGTCTTCAGAAGGCGTATCACCTTCTTGTACTCTCGCGTTATTCAAAAGCCGCTGCTTGAGCTGTTCGACGCGCCTTTGGTAGTCTGCGCGTAAAATCAGCGCCTGGGCTAATCGCATGGTACACCTCGAAGGATGCGTACATTTGGGCGATTATACCACGGCAGGATCGAGCAACGCTGCGGTTGACAGGCTGAACGAGCGATATACAATCGGCAGAGCGTCCTATACTCTGCATAGACGATA belongs to Herpetosiphonaceae bacterium and includes:
- a CDS encoding DIP1984 family protein, which encodes MRLAQALILRADYQRRVEQLKQRLLNNARVQEGDTPSEDPQELLSELHHLADDLVSLIQRINQTNAQTQLEPGLTLADALAQRDMLKIQHGIYRDLAQAATIKQDRYSKSEVKFQSSVNVSAIQHQADEFAKAYRELDAKIQEANWRTDVIE
- a CDS encoding PIN domain-containing protein, whose protein sequence is MGALSVPASGRVYVDANIVIYAVERIEPYRTVLEPLWQAAQQRQISLVTSELTWLETLVKPLRDNNIHLEALFRSFLTAQEMMLIPATLSIWEHAARLRGLGLKTPDALHAATASTVGCSLLVTNDPIFQ